A genomic stretch from Ictalurus punctatus breed USDA103 chromosome 2, Coco_2.0, whole genome shotgun sequence includes:
- the prpsap1 gene encoding phosphoribosyl pyrophosphate synthase-associated protein 1 isoform X1, with amino-acid sequence MNVPKSGYRVFSANSTAACTELAKKITERLGVELGKSVVYQEANRETRVDVKESVRGQTIFIIQTIPKDVNTAIMELLVMAYALKTSCAKNIIGVIPYFPYSKQCKMRKRGSIVCKLLASMFAKAGLTHIITMDLHQKEIQGFFNFPVDNLRASPFLLQYIQEEIPDYRNAIIVAKSPSAAKRAQSYAERLRLGLAVIHGEAQCSESDMADGRHSPPCVRNTTGHPGLELPCKQQAPFPGIELPIMMAKEKPPITVVGDVGGRIAIIVDDIIDDVEDFVASAEILKERGAYKIYIMATHGLLSADAPRLIEESAIDEVVVTNTVPHEVQKLQCPKIKTVDVSMILAEAIRRIHNGESMAYLFRNITVDD; translated from the exons ATGAACGTGCCGAAAAGCGGTTATCGCGTTTTCTCTGCCAACTCCACTGCGGCATGCACCGAGCTTGCGAAGAAGATTACAGA GCGTCTTGGCGTGGAGTTGGGCAAGTCTGTTGTTTACCAGGAGGCGAACAGAG AGACTAGAGTTGATGTCAAAGAGTCTGTTCGAGGCCAAACAATCTTTATCATCCAAACCATTCCCAA aGATGTTAACACAGCGATCATGGAGCTGCTAGTCATGGCCTATGCACTCAAGACCTCCTGCGCCAAAAACATTATCGGAGTCATCCCTTATTTTCCGTATAGCAAACAGTGCAAGATGAGGAAGAGGGGATCCATAGTGTGCAAACTGTTGGCGTCCATGTTTGCCAAAGCAG GTTTGACACACATCATCACTATGGACCTGCATCAGAAGGAGATCCAGGGTTTCTTCAATTTCCCTGTGGATAACCTGCGTGCTTCTCCGTTCCTTCTACAGTACATTCAAGAAGAG atcCCTGATTACAGAAATGCCATTATTGTTGCAAAGTCTCCATCTGCTGCAAAAAG GGCTCAGTCATATGCGGAGCGGCTGCGTCTGGGCCTGGCTGTTATTCATGGGGAAGCTCAGTGTTCTGAATCAGACATGGCAGACGGACGACACTCTCCTCCATGCGTTCGCAACACTACAGGCCACCCAGGCCTTGAGCTGCCAT GCAAGCAACAAGCTCCGTTCCCAGGCATAGAGCTTCCAA TAATGATGGCCAAGGAGAAACCACCCATTACAGTGGTGGGAGATGTTGGAGGACGCATTGCCATCATTGTT GATGACATCATTGATGATGTGGAAGACTTTGTGGCATCAGCAGAGATCCTGAAAGAGAGAGGAGCGTATAAGATCTACATCATGGCCACCCATGGCCTGCTGTCAGCTGATGCTCCACGTCTCATTGAGGAGTCTGCCATAGACGAG GTGGTGGTGACAAACACCGTCCCACATGAGGTGCAGAAGCTGCAGTGCCCGAAGATCAAGACGGTGGATGTGAGCATGATCCTGGCCGAGGCCATCCGCCGCATCCACAACGGCGAATCCATGGCCTACCTGTTCCGCAACATCACTGTAGATGATTAG
- the rasd4 gene encoding rasd family member 4 yields MSLDVKQKKEVRLVFMGAAGVGKTALIQRFLQDRFEPKHRRTVEELHSMEYEVAGIKVTVHIMDTSGSYSFPAMRKLSIQNGDVFALVYSVDDPESLEAVKSLRKEILEIKEDKFTPVVVVGNKTDCKGDRRVNAEDVVATMELDWNNCFLEASAKDNDNVLEVFRELLQQANVPSRLSPALRRRRETFPKHTGARPPMNKTNSCTMA; encoded by the coding sequence ATGTCTCTAGACGTAAAGCAAAAGAAAGAGGTACGTCTGGTGTTCATGGGAGCTGCTGGCGTGggcaaaacagctctgatccaGCGCTTCTTGCAGGATCGGTTCGAACCAAAGCACCGGCGCACCGTGGAGGAGCTCCACAGCATGGAGTATGAGGTGGCTGGCATCAAGGTGACTGTGCACATCATGGATACGAGCGGCAGCTACTCGTTCCCAGCTATGCGCAAGCTCTCCATTCAGAATGGTGATGTCTTCGCCCTGGTCTACTCCGTGGATGACCCCGAGTCACTCGAAGCCGTGAAGAGTCTGCGCAAGGAGATCCTGGAGATCAAGGAGGACAAGTTCACaccagtggtggtggtgggaaaCAAAACAGACTGTAAGGGCGACAGAAGGGTAAATGCTGAAGATGTTGTTGCCACCATGGAGCTGGACTGGAACAATTGCTTCTTGGAAGCCTCAGCTAAAGACAATGACAACGTGCTAGAGGTGTTCAGAGAGCTGCTGCAGCAGGCCAATGTGCCAAGTCGCCTGAGCCCAGCACTGAGGCGTCGCAGAGAGACCTTCCCCAAGCACACAGGAGCACGGCCACCAATGAACAAGACCAACAGCTGCACTATGGCCTAA
- the prpsap1 gene encoding phosphoribosyl pyrophosphate synthase-associated protein 1 isoform X2: MNVPKSGYRVFSANSTAACTELAKKITERLGVELGKSVVYQEANRETRVDVKESVRGQTIFIIQTIPKDVNTAIMELLVMAYALKTSCAKNIIGVIPYFPYSKQCKMRKRGSIVCKLLASMFAKAGLTHIITMDLHQKEIQGFFNFPVDNLRASPFLLQYIQEEIPDYRNAIIVAKSPSAAKRAQSYAERLRLGLAVIHGEAQCSESDMADGRHSPPCVRNTTGHPGLELPLMMAKEKPPITVVGDVGGRIAIIVDDIIDDVEDFVASAEILKERGAYKIYIMATHGLLSADAPRLIEESAIDEVVVTNTVPHEVQKLQCPKIKTVDVSMILAEAIRRIHNGESMAYLFRNITVDD; encoded by the exons ATGAACGTGCCGAAAAGCGGTTATCGCGTTTTCTCTGCCAACTCCACTGCGGCATGCACCGAGCTTGCGAAGAAGATTACAGA GCGTCTTGGCGTGGAGTTGGGCAAGTCTGTTGTTTACCAGGAGGCGAACAGAG AGACTAGAGTTGATGTCAAAGAGTCTGTTCGAGGCCAAACAATCTTTATCATCCAAACCATTCCCAA aGATGTTAACACAGCGATCATGGAGCTGCTAGTCATGGCCTATGCACTCAAGACCTCCTGCGCCAAAAACATTATCGGAGTCATCCCTTATTTTCCGTATAGCAAACAGTGCAAGATGAGGAAGAGGGGATCCATAGTGTGCAAACTGTTGGCGTCCATGTTTGCCAAAGCAG GTTTGACACACATCATCACTATGGACCTGCATCAGAAGGAGATCCAGGGTTTCTTCAATTTCCCTGTGGATAACCTGCGTGCTTCTCCGTTCCTTCTACAGTACATTCAAGAAGAG atcCCTGATTACAGAAATGCCATTATTGTTGCAAAGTCTCCATCTGCTGCAAAAAG GGCTCAGTCATATGCGGAGCGGCTGCGTCTGGGCCTGGCTGTTATTCATGGGGAAGCTCAGTGTTCTGAATCAGACATGGCAGACGGACGACACTCTCCTCCATGCGTTCGCAACACTACAGGCCACCCAGGCCTTGAGCTGCCAT TAATGATGGCCAAGGAGAAACCACCCATTACAGTGGTGGGAGATGTTGGAGGACGCATTGCCATCATTGTT GATGACATCATTGATGATGTGGAAGACTTTGTGGCATCAGCAGAGATCCTGAAAGAGAGAGGAGCGTATAAGATCTACATCATGGCCACCCATGGCCTGCTGTCAGCTGATGCTCCACGTCTCATTGAGGAGTCTGCCATAGACGAG GTGGTGGTGACAAACACCGTCCCACATGAGGTGCAGAAGCTGCAGTGCCCGAAGATCAAGACGGTGGATGTGAGCATGATCCTGGCCGAGGCCATCCGCCGCATCCACAACGGCGAATCCATGGCCTACCTGTTCCGCAACATCACTGTAGATGATTAG